DNA sequence from the Liolophura sinensis isolate JHLJ2023 chromosome 1, CUHK_Ljap_v2, whole genome shotgun sequence genome:
tctcaaagttcaattgttctgaacgtattctgatgtatcttgagctgctgattctgaatctggttgtattttttccatatctgtgtaactttttgagatattagcaaaaaactcaaaaaacttacgtaagttcaatgacctgtaactcgagaactatggcagctagaaatgtgcaacctgcaccaaattgtagcccaagacatgctctttcgagcatttgtcaacgaatttgagctacgatcaatagttttttcgctacaagcgtttaaatcacaacaccattttttgtttagaaaaagatgggaatcccattgctttaacatggagttagaaggggactggactgggtttgtagtatttgacctgatgttttcaactacactgtccgtgatctcacgaaacggttgtaggatgacattgattccagttcccatcaaactccagtactctattagctggcgtagagatctaactacaacagcaaacgacgtagacctgtaaaagttagctttgttttgcgcagacctcgtcctctttactatacgttaaacaggccagggtgattgacagatatggacatgcgCCGTGGTCCAattgctgactttctaacgatggccgagctatcagtggagcagtgagtctgtgcatggcaggtcgtggattgagatgtgaatgtacaaacttgctgttacactggtcgtgtttttgcgttatttcttacaaatagcgggctaagtctgccaaggaacgaccgtttttcactgggcatagcgtagcatcattaaggtcgccaatctattcgagggaatgcaaatgactggccgactgcctcagtgacaaacggtgtaaggtcgcatggaaacattgaaagccgtgtatgtgaaacatgtgtccttcgaacacagaacatgaaggggaaaacgtcatcgatccgatccgggatcccggcctaggatctgctattcgcagatccattctagtttgttattgttattgttttgtttttttttaatttttagatCCGAGtcagtatattacatgcattTCTTTGTCATCCTTTGACAGTTGTTTTATTGAAAGTTGGTGCACATCTGTATTATGATAATGTACACacatgatgtatacatgtataagtttgaAGAAGACTTTTTTGTCAAGTTATAGTGTCAAAAAGCCCACTGTGTTTTTACCTGAGATTTGTGGTCTGGGAAGTTCTCTGCCATATAAATTCTATGCATACTTATGATCTACATTTATTTCAGAAAGCATTTTCTACTGTAGAGCattcaatatttttacacattaccattatttctagacatttacatgaattataaaaaatttatgtgaaacaagcagatgcatgtatataagccATTTTTAGGCTGAAAGTTGCAAGTACAATATTGGTGATTTTCTATTTATGCTGAGCATATTGTTATACTTTCACcataatttttattaaaaaaggTAATAGATATTGTCACCAATGTTTACTGTCATGGaacttttaaatcattttttgtccTGTTCTGCTCTAAATTCTGAGGCTTTATAGTCTGATAATCCTGATGTCTCTTCCAACAAAAGAtagaagaatttatttatttatttgatcggtgttttaagccgtactcaagaatatttcacttatacgacggcggccagcattatggtgggtggaaaccaggtacagcgcaggggaaacccacgaccatctgcaggttgctgacagaccttcagaGTTAATGAAAGCAGCAGTCGTAATGGGTAAGGAATGTAATGAATTTTATTAGCTCACCTTacaaagtaaggagaggtattgtgatgGGGATAAGATGCTATTGGTGTCCAGTTTGGGTAAAGTTTTAGGCCAATCAAAGGGTTGCAGTgcccacccatagtacacagatagccaatcattgGTAGcaatttgcatataaaagaccaaggaagtctttttacctcatagctcaacattttgctcagctattcacagggttgcaattgcCTCCCACAGTACGTGGGTTGCCAAATGCAGTTAGCGCTTTGCATATCTAATACTTCTGTGGTAAATTTGTGCACtaactccccacagtgtctgttaccaccacaatgattttcAACTCCATAgcatatgaagtcactgctgTGCAATCTTTAACACATacgataaacagtcatagtttTAACTGTATTATAAGtttggtctttcttgttgattaaTAGCAAGATCTTAGCACCACATAATTCATTCTACTTTTTGGGGTTTAGAgatcaatatttgaatgtatcacatggcTTGAACATTATGTTGTCAGGCGAGCTAccagtattctctgaatgccttgttatttACATAAAGGTGCAATATCAGGATTTATTAATgcataaaagtaatatttcacaattggatatcacttttgtttctACAGTTTGATATTACATACCCAGACGCAATGACATCAgacaagaaacattttgttcaacgACGTTTCAGTTCTAGCTCAGCAGGATGATACCAGtttagtcaactttaacattccaACTTTTAACATTCGTGTCATGCAACCAGACTCACTGTCAATCAAGACGTCCTGCACGATGTCATGCTATATACATAAAGTCCatgaaggcctacagctaaGAACATTgtttaaacttgttcaaatacagaaaatcaaGATAACACAACATAAATGAATACGCgtctcgtgggttatcattttcacattgcactctgaaaatatttttgcaatgCAACCTTCATTGGGAAATATCTATATCTTTCCCAGTTCTTTGCAGTTAAGGTGGTGGTTTTAGCCCTGTAAATGGTCTTTGGAGGCCTAACTCTAAGAGACATTATTTTAGGGTGGACATTTTTGGATTTATCGAattgctcaagaattttttacttgcGTAACAGGGGTCAAAGTTTACTATTAATGGAATCCAGAACGCCTAGGAAATAGATAACATCCTTCCATCATCTTTAAAGTTTTGCCAGCAATGCACTAACAATAAACCTATTTGAAACCGACATCCCATAAAATGAAAACGAAAATTATActtcacatgtaaaatatgtgtattttattacatgCCATTCAAATCTTCACACATATTGTACGCATGTACTGGAAATGTCAACAATGTCATACATTGTGTAGTATAGCACTAAAGGGTTTGATTGCCCCTGGCAAGTTGACACCTTGTTACGGTTGCAGGTGAAGTCATTAAATGCCACTCTACTAACTGAAATAATACTGTATCACTAAGAGTTATCAACTCATCTTTTCACCAGGTAAACAACAAACCACAACTTAACTGCCCTCCACAAAATCATCTGAATATCCctatcatctgtattacatgGAACAATGACATCCTAGATATATTATAAACCAAATAAAGAATTCAGATTTGGTACAACTTCATGTGATATTAAGGTAATGACCATGAACTTTGAAACAAGCATGCAGCCCTGCAGGTACAGAGCTTTGAGCTGCCCCACTGATACCAGGTGTATATTATAGGAATTCAGAACTAACTAACACCAGGTTCATGCATTTACCGTAGTATATGTAGTTCGAAGCAGTTGTAAACTGCACCTGGTGCAATTTCTGTGAAAAGatacagtgaagagatatgtcaccatggtaaatgcgcttAACACAGCACTGGGATAGCTGCATAGAACTGACCCCTGAGTTGTGATTAACACCAGGTGCATAGTTCAGTTATTATACTCTTTTAACACCAGTTATCTCTAACAACAGGTTCATACATatactgtagtacatgtagttcagagtTGTGATTAACACCAGGTTCATAGTTCAGTTATTATACTCTTTTAACACCAGTTATCACTAACAAcaggttcatacatgtactgtagtacatgtagttcagagtTGTGATTAACAGCAGGTGCATAGTTCAGTTATTATACTCTTTTAACACCAGTTATCACTAACAAAcaggttcatacatgtactgtagtacatgtagttcagagtTGTGATTAACAGCAGGTGCATAGTTCAGTTATTATACTCTTTTAACACCAGTTATCACTAACAAcaggttcatacatgtactgtagtacatgtagttcagagtTGTGATTAACAGCAGGTGCATAGTTCAGTATTATACTCTTTTAACACCAGTTATCACTAACAAcaggttcatacatgtactgtagtacatgtagttcagagtTGTGATTAACACCAGGTGCATAGTTCAGTTATTATACTCTTTTAACACCAGTTATCACTAACAAcaggttcatacatgtactgtagtatACGTAGTTCAGAGTTGTGATTAACACTACTGTATAGTTTATTAGTAATAACAGTTTCATATAATATGTAGTTCAGAGTTTTGACTAAAAAACAGGTTCATACTTGTGTCAGATTCCAAATATACCAACACCTGTTCCATagttcagatttacatgtattacactggTAACCTGCTATAACGCCGGGTTTGGTACCGACGCCATGTTGGCAGTAGGGTGAGTTTGGCGGTACAATGAGGATCTGCAAGTTATACACAATCACTCActaatacatgcacatctgattccttaattattttataacatCTCCTCATGCTTTTTCATGACAAAAGAGATATCAGATATGACCATTGGGACAGAGAGCACAGCCTTGAACGAGGTGTTTGGAGACTATCTACAAATTCAGAATCTCAAACTGTAAAGCTGGTGAAAATCAGATGCCAGAGGGAACTACAGTTATAGctgaatatacattttttcagcTTGGAAATAAAGTCACTTTAATCAATTGAATCGATCATTCCATTGCAACAGTCATCTGACTAGCAGTGAGAAGCTTTTATTATCTCTAAATTTAAAGAGTGCTTTCATTACGGGTTGGAAAACTTTGTTACAAAGTGCACATCTGTTCAATCAGTTTAAAAACCAAATGCTGCatgagagaaaaaataaataaataaaacagatcgATAACAGAAGTTAACAAGTTCTGTATAAATCAAGTGCCATGATTTGTGACACTGGTGGCACATCGTTGGAGGAAGAGCGAGGACAAAACTGattgttttaatacattttctCCAGAAAAAAGCATGGCGGATGGCATCAAGTGAGGGTGGCGATAgtttatggaaaaaaaacattagggATTTTTGTACCAGGCCCTTATGCTGGCGATAAGTGAGAGTGGCGTTAtaaagggagggggggggggggggcgttatAGCAAGGTTTGATTGTACTAACAAAAAGAGTTATTACTGACATCATTCTGTTCTGTCAATACTAAAAACACTGTATCATGTGGAAATTGTCTCCCTTGGAACTACATTGGATGTAAATCTGGCATCACATGGACAATTTCCACTTTCAAATTGTTCTCTGGCAAGAATTCAAATCCAGGCTGATAGTCCTTTCATTATTGCAGTGGATGTCCGATATCACATAGTCCCGGcgcatatccctataaacattcCCCCAGAAGACAAGATACACTGTAGATACATACAGCACTCCCTATAAACAAGTCTTTTACACTTATACAGAACTAATGCTACCGAAACCAAGGTGGTATGCTGAGTTTGTCCCATTGCTTAGCCTGTATCGCTTTTTCCTTTTCCCTTTCTTTCTTCAAATCATcactttctttttcactttttgtatTTGCCCCACCAAATATGTCCGGAAATGTAAACTCAACCCCTGGtgcctgaaaagaaaaattttggATAGTGTTAGGTTTGGCTTTTGTGAAGTTTGCATATGTTAAGAGACACATTCCAAGTGGTAAGAGAAAGCAATTAAACAACTTACAACTTCTCAACAACTTTAGTGTTTCAATGATGTCTCTGAAACTAAGGAGTTTAATAAGGTTTTCTAACTGGCTTGATATAGGTGCAAGATTCAACATTGAAATGCAACTCGACTTAAAGTGGTGTTAGGTTTGCATGAAAAGGAAACGGAGTGactagtctttttttttttctgtgggcAGATTTATTCTACACAAAGCTCCTGACTTGAGAAAGATCAAAGGATTTTGGTCACAATGTCTTTTTCTGTCAACACTGGAATGTCATTCATAAGTGCGAGAGCGTAGTAATATCTGATTCTTTCTGTGATTACAATGGCACAACTAGCTCCGTACAAGGTAGACATGTTGCATCACAAAGAGAACTTTAAGCACTTAAAAGGCCCAATACCAACTTTGATccaaatttacatgaacacaatacgggggcctccatggctcagtcggttagggtgctagcgcagcgtaacgacctaggagcctctcaccaatgcagtagcagtgagttcaagtccagctcatgctggcttcctctcccactgtaagtgggaaggtcttccagcaaccttcggatggtcgtgggtttcaatcaaataaataaataaataaacatgaacacAATAATAAAACCTAACATCCCACTATCAATAAGGCATTTCTTGGACGTATAAAAGGCTGAAGAGTCAGATTCTTTTTAAGGACGTAAGTCTAAATAAGCAGATCTATACAGCATTTCTTGGAAGCATAAATGCAGCAAACTCACCAAGAAAACATAGGCCATCTTATAATCATCTTCTCGGGCCATGACGTGACCTCTTCCTGGGTGTTTGATGTCTTCTCCtacaacaccaatgaaaaagcttcatatttcatatttcagcttCATATAAAAATGAGATATTTCAAAGAAAGCAAACACACATACACTATAATTATCAGCTCTTTATTTCATgttaattaagaatatttcatagtCTCTGCCTCAGGGGTGTTCAAACTTGTAACTTTCCTTATTCTTGTTCTAGATCACCCCAATGACAGGAGACTCGTTTTTTGTGCTATCAGTGATATATCAACATGCAATAACTATACTTCTCTTTTTCTTTGTCCTTACAAACAGGAATCATCCTCAACAATATCAGTGAGAAGAGCAAATTTAAAACACCATGTTTGGGACACTTTCAGCAAGAAGTGTTTTGAAAGTTTCACTATAATACCATCATAAAAGTATTACATAATGACctattttttttgtgtacattttgtacatttccaattttcatataatatttatataatacatcTTAATGGTATAGTCCAAGTAGCCTCTTATCCACTCTTCAGCTATGTGCCAACCAAGGACatgcagaaaatacatgaaAGTAACAGGAATGCTTTCAAACCCGTCAATTGAGTGAACCTTGGCCTAATATAAGAGTAaaagttatttatgtatttatttgattggtgttttacgccttactcaagaatatttcacttatacgatggaggccagcattattgtaggaggAAGTCGGGCAgagccagtgtgagctgggtAAAAGTTAGAACTAGTGTGGATAAAGAAACAGAGCAGCAAAATTACATGAAGTAGTGGATGTACTTCCTACAAGcagacccagaagcctctcaccaatgcggtcgctgtgagttcaagaccagctcatgctggcttcctctccggccgtacgtgggaaggtccgccagcaacctgcggataattgtgggttccccccaggctgtgcccggtcaccacccaccataatgctggccgccgtcctataagtgaaatattcttgagtacggcatacaccaatcaaataaatcctacAAGCACTGACCGCTGCCCTGCAAACAGACATCAAGTCCTTCATCAGACATACCTGGGCGCAGCTCTGTTTTGACATAGATGACCGGAACATGATAAATCTTCTCCAAATAGTTCTTAATATCTAGTTTTGTCATCCTGAAATAAAATTGAGTAagagatgaaataaaaataaataaataccataactGAATATGTAGGAATGAATACTCTGAGCCATCCAGATAGAGTACACTAAACAAAAGCACTGAGACTGTTCCACCGGATATATACTTAGACAATTTCTTACGTTGCGACACTCAGTAAAGGCTTTCACCCTATTCTCTGTTGAAGACACTTTGGTGAGTGTTGCAACATAAGAAATTCTTTAAATGTACATCCTATTGACCAGTCTTTTGTTTAAAATGACTGAATACTGTATAAAGTCTGACATTAGCCAGTGGTGATCTTACAAAAATGAACATACATGAGTGTACAACCTGGGTCAGCTTGATACATAtaaagtggaggaaacctcTGAAGTatggcccaggggaaacctcCATCACACCCTGAACACCTGGAAAACATATGTAACGTGACAAACAAGTCCACTGACAAAGAATGTCAATAGATGGTTTCATGTCAGTTGAAAACTGGAACACTGACTGATATCAAGTGACTAGGTCAATGTTATTAAAATTTCACTGCACATAAACCAGCAGGCTGATCCAGAAAACAAGGtcatccttaaaaaattctttgctgGGCATAGCCTTATCTGTGGGTATCAGAACATATAGGATTCTTTAGCaggaaacaattttttttgttttttgctaatgaaaatgttagaaattttaaacaaataaaccctGAAAGAAATATGAAGAAACTGAAAACCTCTATCGAAAACCCTCATAAAGCTTTTCTTGGAGAGCTGATTGGGTTACGCCCATATACTATGTAATTTCGAATAACGAGATgaataattttgtaattttaagtATTACCACCTTCTGTTTATTACAACAAACATGTAGCACTCAATCTAATTCAAGGAGAATTCAATACACCAAGGATTCCAAACCACTTTTAGCAAAAAATACCAAATgttatctacagatatttatttatatttttactagCTCCAATCCCTTTTTCCAGCTGTTGTAAATGTGAAACACTCTGGAGTATGGCACTGAAAGTCAATCAAATTAAtgcataaacataaacaaacacgGCTTGCCCTTGTTCACCATCATACATAACGttgcaaaatattttcatatggtttagatttgtacacatgatttaGGGCAATTGATTTATAACAATGACATACTGTGGATGAACAATGAAGCTGAGACGATCAGGAGGAAAGTCTTTCTCTGGTTTCACCATCTTCATCCAGAACTGTGGGAGAAAGATTCTCAATTGTGGGTTTCCTTTCTGATATAAAGGATAACGTGGGATTTTCTTCTGCCATAATGGTCTACAAATTAAAAGTtcaattaattatttatcttatatttgattggtgctatttacgccatagtcaagaatatttcattattacgTCGCCTGGCACACCCGTAGAAACCCgtgaccatctacaggttgctgccagaccttcccacatacaacccaGGAGAAAGTCAGGtgaacatgagctggacttgagctacCTCATTAGCAAAAAGGTTCCCAAGTCACACACTGCTCACTCAACCACGTAGGACTAGAGCTCTTAATtatcaaacacacacatgacGAGCAAATTTACCCAGTAGGTTTTAAATTCTTGAGATTTAGATGCTTTACTTCCCATACAACTTGTAGCCAACAAACTACAAGTTTGATATCACATCGTGAACTATTCTCCGATTGAATCTCAAATACTTTATTGTTACTACACAAATCTCACCTAAAAACTACATTACATTCACTGCCGTTGACAGCCATTTTAAAAAgtaatgtgacatacatgtggttTCTGAAATGTAACTGAGCTCTATGATATTTAAAATTACTGTATGTAAGAACAACTTCAATCTTCAAAATTCATCTGAGGACAGAAAAAGGGATTTGTTTTTCCAGCGCAGGAATGTGCAGGGGTGTCACAATATGCTGACTTGGTTGAGATCACTTCCACTGAGCTTACTTTCGGAAATCTGCGGCAATTTTTAGGAGGAACAGGGATACACAATGTTACCTCTGTGATACTTCACCAACACAGTATAAAGAGAGGTGTTGAAATAGCCACCTATTTCATGGCTATCATGGGTGTGGTCTAGCTAGCATGTTATTTTACAATTCTGACCTTCATCGCTACCTCAATGGATATGAGAGGGGTCAGCAACACGTCACTGGTATGATAGGGGTCAGCAACACGTCACTGGTATGAGAGGGGTTAGCAACACTTCACTGGTATGAGAGGGGTCAGCAAGACATCACTAATATGAGAGGGGTCAGCAAGACATCACAGGTATGAGAGGGGTCAGCAAGACATCACTGGTATGAGAGGGGTCAGCAACACGTCACTGGTATGAGAGGGGTCAGCAACACTTCACTGGTATGAGAGGGGTCAGCAAGACGTCACTGGTATGAGAGGGGTCAGCAACACATCACTAATATGAGAGGGGTCAGCAACACATCACTAATATGAGAGGGGTCAGCAACACATCACTGGTATGAGAGGGGTCAGCAACACGTCACTGGTATGAGAGGGGTCAGCAACACATCACTGGTATGAGAGGGGTCAGCAACACGTCACTGGTATGAGAGGGGTCAGCAAGATGTCACTAATATGAGAGGGGTCAGCAACACATCACAGGTATGAGAGGGGTCAGTAACACATCACTGGTATGAGAGGGGTCAGCAACACTTCACTGGTATGAGAGGGGTCAGCAACACGTCACTGGTATGAGAGGGGTCAGCAACACATCACTGGTATGAAAGGGGTCAGCAACACGTCACTGATATGAGAGAGGTCAGCAACACTTCACTGGTATGAGAGGGGTCAGCAACACTTCACTGGTATGAGAGGGGTCAGCAAGACGTCACTGGTATGAGAGGGGTCAGCAACACATCACTGGTATGAAAGGGGTCAGCAACACGTCACTGATATGTGAGGGTCAGCAACACGTCGCTGGTATGAAAGGGGTCAGCAACACGTCACTGGTATGAGAGGGGTCAGCAACACTTCACTGGTATGAGAGGGGTCAGCAACACCTCACTGGTATGAAAGGGGTCAGCAACACATCACTGGTATGAGAGGGGTCAGCAACACTTCACTGGTATGAGAGGGGTCAGCAAGATGTCACTGGTATGAGAGGGGTCAGCAAGACGTCACTGGTATGAGAGGGGTCAGCAACACATCACTGATATGAGAGGGGTCAGTAACACATCAATTTTcttgataaatgctgattaaatagttctgcAGGAtgacacaagtgatgaggctaatcctaaacaagcctacgtgatgtaaagcgaaaactagggagcgacgcatgcgctgtaaggagtatggtgcCCTAGACGGATGCACAAGACTTGTTTCGCTTGTTCTTGTCTATGCCATTGCCTTACAATATAATGCCATGTAATTAGAAAGGATTTAATTATAATCTTGTTATGGTCTGTATAGGCCTATTCCACGTGTTCAGAAAATTATTTTGATGGGTTGGTagttgtgctgtgtaaaatagggACACAGATCCAAAACAGACAGAGTCAAATACAGACaggcacattttct
Encoded proteins:
- the LOC135470802 gene encoding large ribosomal subunit protein uL23m-like gives rise to the protein MSFSRSSQIKHLRSLIPLWQKKIPRYPLYQKGNPQLRIFLPQFWMKMVKPEKDFPPDRLSFIVHPQMTKLDIKNYLEKIYHVPVIYVKTELRPGEDIKHPGRGHVMAREDDYKMAYVFLAPGVEFTFPDIFGGANTKSEKESDDLKKEREKEKAIQAKQWDKLSIPPWFR